The genomic interval TATTAAGGTATCAGTTCCTTCTACAACACCTAACTTTGTCCAATTTTCTCCATCTAAAGAATACTCAATATCTCCATCCATATAATCTCCGCCTGGTCCTTGAACTAAGCTTATATCTCTAATTTTCTTTTCTACCCCAAGATCTAATTGTACAAAGTCACCTTTTTTAATAGTATCTGAGCATACAAAAGATGTGCCATAATCATTATCAGCAACAAAATCAGGATGTATATTTGCATTTGAGCTTATTCTTCTATTTGTTGAAACTATTCCCTTAGAATATCCTTCTAATGAAATCTTAATTTCATTAATATTAGCTTCAGTTTTTTCCTTCGCTCTTATTCTAAAGAACTTTCCTACTAAAGGAGTCTCATCTTTAAAGCTAGTTCCATGACAAACTTCTTCCCACTCTATATTATCAAAGGAACTTTCTAATACAAATTTATTACTTTCTACATCTCCTAAGACTTCAAATCCAATTACATTTTTAACATCATTTATAGCAAGTCCTATAGAATCTCCCTCTTCAAAGGAAATCTTATTTATATTACTTGCAGATATAATTTCATTTTCTCCCTCTGAAGACTTATTAATATTTGAGTCTTTAACTTCTATATTTCCTATTAATTTTTCCTTACTCTTTCCAGTATTAACTTTAAAATCTCTAACATACAACTTATTTTCAGAGTCTGAAAGAGCTCTATATCTTATAAATCTAGCTTTTATTCCTGTTTCAACTAGTAATTCTCTCTCTCCCTTATTAACCTCTAACTCTGTCCAATTTTCTCCATCTAATGAATACTCTATTACTCCATTTGTTAAAACATCTGTATCATTATTATTTCTTCCCATAAGAAGATATATGTCTTTAATCTCTTCAGCTTCACCTAAATCAAATCCTATGAACTCATCCTTTTGTACTGGTGCTGCTGACCAAAAGCCTGTATTATCTTTATCATCAAACATATAATTTGGAACGTGCGTTTCTTCAGAAATAAACCATTCTGAATATTTATGGTCAGCAATATTTCCAATTGATGTATAAGAATATTCCTTGTCCTCTAAAACAGTAGTTTCCTTATTGAAATATTCATTTCCAACTTCATGGACTTTTCTTATAAATGGATCTACCACATTGTTAGCAATTGTAGCTTTTATTCCATCTAAATTTCTAAGAAGTTTTATTCCTTCAAAATTATCACTCCAAAACTCTGACATATCCTTATTTAATATGTCTTGTAATATTTCTATAGATTTAAGTCCAGCATTTCCATAAATCTCAAACTTTGATAAGTGTGAATCTAATTGATTTAATAAAGCTTTATTTTCTAAATTACTTCTTAATTTATTTGGTACCTGAACCATTTTAGAAAACTCATTTTGTAAATTGCTTAACTCTAAACTAATATCAGAACCTGCTTCCCACTTTTCCCATAAGCTATCTATAGTATTTTTAATCTCTGGTGAGTCTGGTCTTCCTGTATCTAATCTAGTTGAATGATTAGCAAAAATCTTAAATTCTTCTTTCATTTCTCCTGCAATAATTTCAATAGCTTTGTCCCATGATTTTTCTGCTTCATATGAAACTGAATTCCATCCATAATCAGCTCCTGTTAATGTAGAAATCTTTGATGCATCAGAAAATCTCATAGGATTAACTATAAATCCTGACACTTCCTCATCTAAATTTCTATCTAAATCATATATTGGTCCTAAAGCCATTTTATCCTCTTTATAATCATTAACAGGATAATTCCACCATAACATCATTTTTCTATTGTATACATTTGAAACCTTCTTTGCATCCTCTAAGCTAACTCCATTTGGAGGAATAACATCATTTCCTGTCCACATTACTTCAATATCCTTATCTAAAGTTTCTGCAAACTCTTTAGTATAAGTCTTTACCTCTTCCCCATTAAACATTGAGCTTCCCCAATATTCTACTGGAACAGTTATTAATGGCTTAACCCCTTCTTTATTTTTTATAAATTCTTTATTAAATCTATTTAAAACTTCTGCTTGTTGAACTCCACTACGATTTTCTATATCGTCCCAAAGAATTGCAAAGCTTCTAACTCCCATATCATATAGAGTCTCCGCTTTATTTATTAAAGCTTTAAAATCTGCTTCTCCCTCTTCTCCCTCAAACTTTATATCTAAACCTGGTGATATTGCAAAAACAAAATCAACCTTATTTTCATTAGCTGTTTTTATAAGTTCTTTCATTCTATCTAATTCAGAAGCTGGATACGGCTCTCTCCACTTTTCTCTATGATATGGATCTGACTTTGGAGCGTATATATAAGCATTCATTTTATATTCTCCATACATTTTTATTTGATCCAATCTTTCCTCTTGAGACCATGGTGTTCCATAGAAACCTTCAACTACAGCTCTCATTTTAAAACTCGGCTCATCTTTTATAACAACTTCATCTAAGATAACCTTATTATCTTCCTTTTTAATTAATTGCTTTAAACTTTTTACCCCATAAAAAGTTCCTGTTTCATCATTTCCTCTTATAACTATTTTATTTCCCTCTGTATTTTCATCAGTTACTAATACATAGCCCTCATCTTTGCTTATTGAAGATGTGTCTACATTCATTTCTTCTAATGTATTTTCCATCTCTTCAATATTGTCATCGCTCTCTCCTATATAAATAGTAGTAGCCCCCTCAATTTCTGATTCATTAATTTTTATGCCAAATTCAGTTAACATATTTTTCAAAAGTTCAAAGGCATATGTATCTGCTAAATCTCCTCCAACTATATTAACTGAATCTTCTAAGGTAAATTCACTATTTCCTACAGACATATCCTTAGGAGTTGGATATATGCTTATATCTTTAGTAATATCATTATTCTTAATCTCATTTTTTAATCCCTCATCAGCTTTTACCGATACACTTATACCTAGGTTTAAAGCCATAACAGATGCTAAACACATAGTTAACCTTTTTCTAAAATCCCTTTTAATCATAAAAATCCCCCAATATTTCATTTAATATTTAATTGTATCAAATCCTTTAAAAGTCTTTTTATTCTTTATTTTCCATTTAATACATTTTTATGATATCATACGACACTATGTTTTAAAATCGTTTTCAAATTAATTAAACAAAAGTTAACAGTATTAATAAATTTCTATTTAATGAACAAACTAATAAAAAATAGAAAGGGTGATTATATGAACCTATTTAAAAGATTTTATATAAGTTTATTTACTCCTAAAAGATATAAAGAACTTATTAAAACTTCTGGAATAAGCACTTTCTTTTATTTACTTATTTTATCTCTTTTATTAGGACTTTTAGCTTTTAGTAGAAATTACACTGAACTTAATAGATTTTTAATTTCTAGAAAATCTGCCTTTGAAGACAAAATTCCTCCCTTTGAAATTAAGGATGGAGTTTTAGACCTAAAAGATTCTAACTTTGTAGTTTTTCAAGAAGAAAATTGGACCTTTGTACTAAATGATAAGGAACCTGCAAAAGACTTATTAAAGGATTATGAATCAGGAATTGCCTTTGGAAATGAATCTTTAATAATTAAATATAACAATAATAAAATTACTGAAGCTAATTATTCAAATATGAATCTATCTTTAAATGATAATGACTTAAAAAATTATATAAATAGTTTAGAGAGAACCTTTGGAAATACATATTTATCCTTAATGGTTATTATATTTATTGCTTTCTCATACATTATAACCTTAATATTAGCTATAATAACTAAAATTCTATGTAGTATAAGAAATAATCCTATTGGATTTTTGGAAATAATAAAACTAAGTACTTATGGAATAACTCCATGCTTAGTATTATTAGCATTACTAAATTTATTAAGCTTAAATATGCTCATTACTCTTCCCCTAAGCTTTTTAGTATCAATAATATATGTTTACTTTGGAATAAATTATTTAAATAAAAATACTTTTTAAATATTATAAATAGATTCTATTTTAAATATTTATTATTATATAAATATTTAAACCCTAATTGTATATCGATGTGTTCTCCTATATCTATATAAAAAACAAAAGTTTAAAACTTTAATCTAAAAAATAACAAGGTGATTGATAAAAAATTATAAAACTTATAATTTTTTTATACAACCACCTTATTATTTTACCTTAAATTAATACAACTATAGTCTCAATATTTAATTAATATTTAAATAAATATATCAAAGTTATTACTTATTATTATCTGCTAAAAATTCATTGGCATATCTTACAACACCACTTATATTTTTTAAAGCTTCTTCATTTAATTCTATTGCCATAAAGTTTTCTTCTGGCACTTCAAAAGGAGCTTTTATTCCAAAATCTCCAGCTTTTTTAAATCCAAATTTAGGATAGTATTTATCATGTCCTAAAACTATTATTGAATCATATCCAAGTTCCTTAGCCATTCTCATACCTTCTCTTATAAGCTCTCCTCCAATTCCAATACCTTGATATTTAGGTAATACTGAAACTGGTGCTAAGGCTAAAGTTTCATATTTTTCTGTTTCATTTTCTATATTAGCTTTAGTTAATAATATGTGTCCTACTATTTCCCCTTCTCTTTCAGCAACTAAAGATAAACCATCAATAAAGTTTTCTCCCTTTCTAAGTTTGCTAACTAAAACATGTTCCATATGATCACTGTACTCAGCATCTTTAAAGGCTTCTTCTACTAAAAGCTCTACTGTTTTATGATCTTGTTCTAACTCTTTTCTAACAATTACTTTCATAACTATAACATCCTTTCTCATATGTTTTATTCTTAAATTTAAAAATTAAGATATATTTTATGTAAAATAATTACTTTTAAATTTAAGAACCATCTATGTATTTGCTTTCATTTATAGTATTTCAAATAAAAATAAATTTATATATATTAACCATTTATTCATTTGAAGTTTTCTTACTATTAACAACAATATTTTAACCTTTCGGAAAACCTTGTAAAAATGAACACTTTAAAGAAAAACAGATGACCACAGAGGCTATTTATTTCTATTAAAGAATTACCTCTTTAATCCTTATTACTCTTATTTTATATAGTTTGCTCTTAATATTTATTGAGATTATAATTAAAATATACAGTAATTTACTATAAAATATAATTTAAAATTCATAATTTTTTATTTCTATATAGTAGACATATGAGGTCTGCTATTTTCTTTATAGCTAAATTACCTTAATTTTAGGAGATATTATTTATTTAATAAAAATATAATCAAATATAGTCTAATATGACATAATATAATCACAAAAGGAAGTGATTATATGAGCAAACATTATAAACCTAAAGAATTTGCAGAATTATTAAATGTATCAGTTATTACATTGAAAAGATGGGATAAGGATGGAAAATTAAAAGCATTTAGAACTACTACAAATAGAAGGTACTACACTTATGAACAGTATCTTTAGTATATAGGAATAGGTAAAGAAACAGATAGTAGAAAAATAGTTATTTATACACAAGTTTCAACTTCTAACCTAAAATGTGATTTAAAAAATTAAATTGAATTTCTTAATAATATGCTAATGATAAAGGAATAATATTAGATGAAGTTATTAAGGTTTTAAGA from Clostridium perfringens carries:
- a CDS encoding DUF1189 domain-containing protein, which produces MNLFKRFYISLFTPKRYKELIKTSGISTFFYLLILSLLLGLLAFSRNYTELNRFLISRKSAFEDKIPPFEIKDGVLDLKDSNFVVFQEENWTFVLNDKEPAKDLLKDYESGIAFGNESLIIKYNNNKITEANYSNMNLSLNDNDLKNYINSLERTFGNTYLSLMVIIFIAFSYIITLILAIITKILCSIRNNPIGFLEIIKLSTYGITPCLVLLALLNLLSLNMLITLPLSFLVSIIYVYFGINYLNKNTF
- a CDS encoding beta-N-acetylglucosaminidase domain-containing protein, which codes for MIKRDFRKRLTMCLASVMALNLGISVSVKADEGLKNEIKNNDITKDISIYPTPKDMSVGNSEFTLEDSVNIVGGDLADTYAFELLKNMLTEFGIKINESEIEGATTIYIGESDDNIEEMENTLEEMNVDTSSISKDEGYVLVTDENTEGNKIVIRGNDETGTFYGVKSLKQLIKKEDNKVILDEVVIKDEPSFKMRAVVEGFYGTPWSQEERLDQIKMYGEYKMNAYIYAPKSDPYHREKWREPYPASELDRMKELIKTANENKVDFVFAISPGLDIKFEGEEGEADFKALINKAETLYDMGVRSFAILWDDIENRSGVQQAEVLNRFNKEFIKNKEGVKPLITVPVEYWGSSMFNGEEVKTYTKEFAETLDKDIEVMWTGNDVIPPNGVSLEDAKKVSNVYNRKMMLWWNYPVNDYKEDKMALGPIYDLDRNLDEEVSGFIVNPMRFSDASKISTLTGADYGWNSVSYEAEKSWDKAIEIIAGEMKEEFKIFANHSTRLDTGRPDSPEIKNTIDSLWEKWEAGSDISLELSNLQNEFSKMVQVPNKLRSNLENKALLNQLDSHLSKFEIYGNAGLKSIEILQDILNKDMSEFWSDNFEGIKLLRNLDGIKATIANNVVDPFIRKVHEVGNEYFNKETTVLEDKEYSYTSIGNIADHKYSEWFISEETHVPNYMFDDKDNTGFWSAAPVQKDEFIGFDLGEAEEIKDIYLLMGRNNNDTDVLTNGVIEYSLDGENWTELEVNKGERELLVETGIKARFIRYRALSDSENKLYVRDFKVNTGKSKEKLIGNIEVKDSNINKSSEGENEIISASNINKISFEEGDSIGLAINDVKNVIGFEVLGDVESNKFVLESSFDNIEWEEVCHGTSFKDETPLVGKFFRIRAKEKTEANINEIKISLEGYSKGIVSTNRRISSNANIHPDFVADNDYGTSFVCSDTIKKGDFVQLDLGVEKKIRDISLVQGPGGDYMDGDIEYSLDGENWTKLGVVEGTDTLIKDLDVKARYVRVISTGYKDRWSRVREFTVNTTVKEFETKATSEGTYTDRSENIRDNNLNSAYIPEGEIKSGDYLLRRIFNERLISKVTVAQSTDNLSGAKVIGKTVNGETLDLGVLDKGLNELVLKNPRQLVSVKLVWEKDAGKVEIFEVKPTFVSLDSIIEDIKNEIQRGKDVLVEHKDKENKERTQLEEALKNIENLLNNKASDDEIVRAYEDLTNKINNFIDSEPNKEEENKPSKPEGGENGSEGEEDKEDSGDKNENEDNKDENGNLPNTGSPLGAGELMLVGAALATLGGVTIKKKK
- a CDS encoding GNAT family N-acetyltransferase, giving the protein MKVIVRKELEQDHKTVELLVEEAFKDAEYSDHMEHVLVSKLRKGENFIDGLSLVAEREGEIVGHILLTKANIENETEKYETLALAPVSVLPKYQGIGIGGELIREGMRMAKELGYDSIIVLGHDKYYPKFGFKKAGDFGIKAPFEVPEENFMAIELNEEALKNISGVVRYANEFLADNNK